One Mycolicibacterium parafortuitum DNA segment encodes these proteins:
- a CDS encoding MmcQ/YjbR family DNA-binding protein yields MPHPIMFRDDDMGLAEVRKIALGFPTAFEKISWGRPCFCAPKMFAIFGGSVKGEGKGEYTQYPHSVLVKVDESDRRALEQDRRFFFPAYLGPFGWLGLDLTAAKVDWTEVTELLDASFRMVAAKKLIKQLDQR; encoded by the coding sequence ATGCCGCATCCGATCATGTTTCGCGACGACGACATGGGGCTGGCAGAAGTGCGGAAGATCGCCCTGGGATTCCCGACGGCGTTCGAGAAGATCTCGTGGGGCAGACCGTGCTTCTGCGCGCCGAAGATGTTCGCGATCTTCGGGGGCAGCGTCAAGGGTGAGGGCAAGGGCGAGTACACCCAGTACCCGCACTCGGTCCTGGTGAAGGTCGACGAGAGCGACCGCAGGGCCCTTGAGCAGGATCGCCGGTTCTTCTTCCCGGCCTACCTCGGCCCGTTCGGCTGGCTGGGCCTCGACCTGACCGCGGCGAAGGTGGACTGGACGGAGGTCACCGAACTTCTCGACGCGTCCTTCCGCATGGTGGCAGCCAAGAAACTGATCAAGCAACTCGACCAACGTTGA
- a CDS encoding amino acid-binding protein — protein sequence MLAVPSYLLRVQLEDRPGSLGSLAVALGSVGADILSLDVVERSVGYAIDDLVVELPPGAMPDMLITAAEALKGVYVDSIRPHTGLLEAHRELELIDHVAAADGKLKRLQVLVDEAPKVLRVGWSTVVELTDSGPRRVVGSSGAPETQATVTPWLPLARAEALDATADWVPQVWRDMDTTLAAAPLDGPTTAVVLGRPGGPAFRPSEVARLGYLAGIVATIIG from the coding sequence GTGTTGGCCGTGCCTTCGTATCTACTCCGAGTCCAACTCGAGGACCGCCCGGGCAGCCTCGGCTCCCTGGCCGTGGCCCTGGGTTCGGTAGGCGCCGACATCCTGTCCCTCGACGTGGTGGAACGTTCCGTGGGCTACGCGATCGACGACCTCGTGGTCGAGCTGCCGCCCGGGGCGATGCCCGACATGCTGATCACCGCCGCCGAGGCGCTCAAAGGGGTCTACGTCGACAGCATCCGCCCGCACACCGGGCTGCTGGAGGCCCACCGCGAGCTGGAGTTGATCGACCACGTCGCCGCTGCCGACGGAAAGCTCAAGCGCCTGCAGGTGCTCGTCGACGAGGCCCCCAAGGTGTTGCGGGTCGGGTGGTCCACGGTGGTGGAACTGACCGATTCGGGCCCGCGGCGGGTGGTGGGCAGCTCCGGCGCACCGGAGACCCAGGCCACCGTGACGCCGTGGCTGCCGCTGGCACGCGCCGAGGCGCTCGACGCGACCGCCGACTGGGTGCCGCAGGTATGGCGCGATATGGACACCACGCTGGCCGCGGCGCCGCTCGACGGCCCGACGACCGCGGTGGTGCTGGGACGACCCGGCGGACCCGCGTTTCGGCCCAGCGAGGTGGCCCGCCTCGGCTATCTGGCCGGGATCGTCGCGACGATCATCGGTTAA
- the ligA gene encoding NAD-dependent DNA ligase LigA, whose product MSPEATPDPESVLAEQADDALDADIRRRWQELADEVREHQFRYYVRDSPTITDAEFDEMLRALQALEDEYPELRTPDSPTQLVGGAGFATDFTPAEHLERMLSLDNVFDPEELAAWAARISSEIGQDAQYLCELKIDGVALALVYRDGRLERAATRGDGRTGEDVTLNARTIEDIPERLTGTDEFPVPTVLEVRGEVFFRVADFEDLNAGLVAEGKAPFANPRNSAAGSLRQKNPAVTARRRLRMICHGLGHIEAPGGFPFKTLHDAYRALKAWGLPVSDHTAQVKGLDAVTERIAYWGEHRHDVEHEIDGLVVKVDDVSLQRRLGATSRAPRWAVAYKYPPEEAQTKLLDIRVNVGRTGRVTPFAYMEPVKVAGSTVGLATLHNGSEVKRKGVLIGDTVVIRKAGDVIPEVLGPVVDLRDGTEREFVFPTHCPECGTELAPAKEGDADIRCPNSRSCPAQLRERVFHVAGRGAFDIEGLGYEAATALLQAGVIADEGDLFTLTAEDLLRTDLFTTQKGELSANGKRLLANLGKAKAQPLWRVLVALSIRHVGPTAARALATEFGSLDAIEAASEEQLANTEGVGPTIAAAVIDWFTVDWHRAIVDKWREAGVRMVDERDTSIERTLEGLSIVVTGSLTGFSRDQAKEAIIARGGKAASSVSKKTAYVVAGDAPGSKYDKAIELGVPVLDEDGFRRLLDDGPVVPED is encoded by the coding sequence GTGAGTCCCGAGGCGACCCCGGATCCCGAGTCGGTGCTGGCCGAGCAGGCCGACGATGCTCTCGACGCCGACATCCGCCGTCGGTGGCAGGAGCTTGCCGACGAGGTTCGCGAACACCAGTTCCGCTACTACGTCCGTGATTCCCCGACCATCACCGACGCCGAGTTCGACGAGATGCTGCGCGCGCTGCAGGCACTCGAGGACGAGTATCCGGAGCTGCGCACGCCCGATTCGCCGACCCAACTGGTCGGCGGCGCCGGCTTCGCGACCGACTTCACCCCCGCCGAGCATCTCGAGCGCATGCTCAGCCTGGACAACGTGTTCGATCCCGAGGAGCTGGCGGCGTGGGCGGCGCGGATCAGCAGCGAGATCGGTCAGGACGCGCAGTACCTGTGCGAGCTGAAGATCGACGGGGTCGCGCTGGCGCTGGTGTACCGGGACGGGCGGCTGGAGCGCGCGGCGACCCGTGGCGACGGGCGCACCGGCGAAGACGTCACGCTGAACGCGCGCACGATCGAGGACATCCCCGAAAGGCTCACCGGCACAGACGAGTTCCCGGTGCCGACGGTGCTCGAGGTGCGCGGTGAGGTGTTCTTCCGGGTCGCCGACTTCGAGGACCTCAACGCCGGGCTGGTGGCCGAGGGCAAGGCGCCGTTCGCGAACCCCCGCAACAGCGCGGCCGGGTCGCTGCGCCAGAAGAACCCCGCGGTCACCGCGCGCCGCCGGCTGCGGATGATCTGCCACGGGCTGGGCCACATCGAGGCACCCGGAGGGTTCCCGTTCAAGACGCTGCACGACGCCTACCGCGCGCTCAAGGCGTGGGGCCTGCCGGTGTCCGACCACACCGCGCAGGTCAAAGGCCTCGACGCGGTCACCGAACGCATCGCGTACTGGGGTGAGCACCGCCACGACGTCGAACACGAAATCGACGGTCTGGTCGTCAAAGTCGACGATGTGTCGTTGCAGCGCCGCCTCGGCGCCACCTCGCGGGCGCCGCGCTGGGCGGTCGCGTACAAGTATCCGCCGGAGGAGGCCCAGACCAAGCTGCTCGACATCCGCGTCAACGTCGGGCGCACCGGCCGGGTGACCCCGTTCGCCTACATGGAGCCGGTGAAGGTCGCCGGTTCCACCGTGGGGCTGGCCACGTTGCACAACGGCTCGGAGGTCAAACGCAAGGGCGTGCTGATCGGCGACACCGTGGTGATCCGCAAGGCCGGCGACGTGATTCCCGAGGTACTCGGCCCGGTCGTGGATCTGCGCGACGGCACCGAGCGCGAGTTCGTGTTCCCGACCCACTGCCCGGAATGCGGCACCGAGCTGGCCCCGGCCAAGGAGGGCGACGCCGACATCCGCTGCCCGAACTCGCGGAGTTGCCCAGCGCAGTTGCGGGAGCGGGTGTTTCACGTCGCGGGCCGCGGCGCGTTCGACATCGAGGGCCTCGGCTACGAAGCGGCCACCGCGCTGCTGCAGGCCGGTGTGATCGCCGACGAGGGGGACCTGTTCACCCTCACCGCCGAGGATCTGCTCCGCACCGATCTGTTCACCACGCAGAAGGGCGAGCTGTCGGCCAACGGCAAACGGTTGCTGGCCAACCTCGGCAAGGCCAAGGCGCAACCGCTGTGGCGGGTGCTGGTCGCGCTGTCGATCCGCCATGTCGGGCCGACCGCGGCGCGGGCGCTGGCCACCGAGTTCGGCAGCCTGGACGCGATCGAGGCGGCATCGGAGGAACAGCTCGCCAACACCGAGGGTGTCGGCCCGACGATCGCGGCCGCGGTGATCGACTGGTTCACCGTCGACTGGCATCGCGCCATCGTCGACAAGTGGCGCGAGGCCGGGGTGCGGATGGTCGACGAACGCGACACCAGCATCGAGCGCACGCTGGAGGGCCTGTCGATCGTGGTGACCGGATCGCTGACGGGGTTCAGCAGGGATCAGGCCAAGGAGGCCATCATCGCCAGGGGCGGCAAGGCGGCGAGTTCGGTGTCGAAGAAGACCGCCTACGTGGTGGCCGGGGACGCTCCGGGATCGAAATACGACAAGGCCATCGAACTCGGGGTGCCGGTGCTCGACGAGGACGGGTTCCGCAGGCTCCTCGACGACGGTCCGGTCGTGCCGGAGGATTAA
- the gatB gene encoding Asp-tRNA(Asn)/Glu-tRNA(Gln) amidotransferase subunit GatB: protein MSVTTADLLDYDEVIAAYEPVMGMEVHVELNTATKMFCGCANRFGAEPNTLVCPVCLGLPGSLPVLNESAVESAIRIGLALNCDIAPWGRFARKNYFYPDQPKNYQISQYDEPIAINGHLDVPLDDGTTWRIEIERAHMEEDTGKLTHIGSDTGRIAGATTSLADYNRSGVPLIEIVTKPIEGAGARAPEIARAYVTALRDLLRALGVSDVRMDQGSMRCDSNVSLKPIGAAEFGTRTETKNVNSLKSVEVAVRYEMRRQAAVLKSGGTVTQETRHFHEDGFTSPGRSKETAQDYRYFPEPDLEPVAPSAELVERLRTTIPEYPWLSRKRIQQEWGIADEVMRDLVNIGALDLIAATVEHGVSSDAARAWWGNFLVQKANESEVELDALPITPAQVAAVIKLVDDGKLSNKLARQVVEGVLAGEGEPEQVMNDRGLVVVRDDSLIQAAINEALEAHPDIVEKIRGGKVQAAGAIVGAVMKATKGQADAARVRELVMAACS from the coding sequence ATGTCCGTCACGACTGCCGATCTGCTCGATTACGACGAGGTCATCGCCGCCTACGAGCCCGTCATGGGCATGGAGGTGCACGTCGAGCTGAACACCGCCACCAAGATGTTCTGCGGCTGCGCCAACCGGTTCGGGGCCGAACCCAACACTCTGGTGTGCCCGGTGTGCCTCGGTCTGCCCGGCTCCCTTCCGGTGCTCAACGAGTCGGCCGTCGAATCCGCGATCCGCATCGGCCTGGCACTCAACTGCGACATCGCGCCGTGGGGCCGCTTCGCGCGGAAGAACTACTTCTATCCCGACCAGCCGAAGAACTACCAGATCTCCCAGTACGACGAACCGATCGCGATCAACGGTCACCTCGACGTGCCGCTCGACGACGGCACCACGTGGCGCATCGAGATCGAGCGCGCCCATATGGAGGAAGACACCGGCAAGCTGACCCACATCGGCAGCGACACCGGCCGTATCGCCGGGGCCACCACCTCGCTGGCCGACTACAACCGCTCCGGGGTGCCGCTGATCGAGATCGTCACCAAGCCGATCGAGGGTGCGGGTGCGCGTGCCCCCGAGATCGCCCGCGCCTATGTGACCGCGCTGCGAGACCTGTTGCGCGCGCTCGGGGTTTCCGACGTCCGGATGGACCAGGGATCGATGCGGTGTGACTCCAACGTCTCCCTGAAGCCGATCGGCGCGGCCGAATTCGGCACCCGCACCGAGACCAAGAACGTGAACTCGCTCAAGAGCGTCGAGGTCGCGGTGCGCTACGAGATGCGCCGCCAGGCCGCGGTGCTGAAATCCGGTGGCACGGTGACCCAGGAGACCCGCCACTTCCACGAGGACGGCTTCACCTCGCCGGGGCGCAGCAAGGAGACCGCGCAGGACTACCGATACTTCCCGGAGCCCGATCTGGAGCCGGTGGCGCCCAGCGCGGAACTCGTCGAGCGGCTGCGGACCACCATTCCCGAGTATCCGTGGCTGTCGCGCAAGCGAATCCAGCAGGAGTGGGGCATCGCCGACGAGGTGATGCGCGATCTGGTGAACATCGGTGCGCTGGATCTGATCGCCGCGACCGTCGAGCACGGCGTCTCCAGCGACGCCGCCCGCGCCTGGTGGGGCAACTTCCTGGTGCAGAAGGCCAACGAATCCGAGGTCGAACTCGACGCGCTGCCGATCACGCCGGCGCAGGTGGCCGCGGTGATCAAGCTCGTCGACGACGGCAAGCTGTCCAACAAGCTGGCCCGCCAGGTCGTCGAGGGCGTGCTGGCCGGTGAGGGCGAACCCGAGCAGGTGATGAACGACCGCGGGCTGGTGGTCGTGCGTGACGACTCGCTGATCCAGGCCGCCATCAATGAAGCTCTTGAGGCTCATCCCGATATCGTCGAGAAGATCCGTGGCGGCAAGGTGCAGGCCGCCGGTGCGATCGTCGGCGCCGTGATGAAGGCGACGAAGGGTCAGGCCGACGCCGCGCGGGTGCGCGAACTTGTCATGGCCGCGTGTAGCTAG
- a CDS encoding 4-coumarate--CoA ligase family protein: MSFSSPFPEVDIPTASVYDYLFAGLSDSDDPHLDRVALVDAKSGRETTYREMVARIDAFAGALAARGVGVGDVVGLLAPNSSAFAVAFHGILRAGATATTINALFTAKDIAKQLTDSKAKTLITVSPLLAQAKEAAVLAGLSDEDLIVLDGPGRDGSGGGAGHPNAADIHASGTAAPQVHFAPSSHLAALPYSSGTTGNPKGVMLTHRNLVANVAQIRPLHGMVADDVVLAVLPFFHIYGMTVLLNAAVHARAKLVIMPSFDLGEFLGNIAEHKCTIAFIAPPVAVALAKHPLVDDHDLSSLKVVMSGAAPLDADLGHAVAKRLDCKVVQGYGMSELSPVSHITPFDGGRVNMHEDAPLSSVGWTVSNAASKLVDPETRREIQVPDEGVSDTGELWFKGPNVMAGYLNNEAATKETIDEDGWLHTGDLARVDARGLVYIVDRLKELIKYKGYQVPPAELEAVLLSHPDIADAAVVGAPDADGEEVPKAFVVTQAGAQLTESEVMEFVAGHVAPYKKVRQVAFIDAIPKSASGKILRKDLRTP; the protein is encoded by the coding sequence ATGAGCTTCTCTAGCCCCTTCCCCGAAGTCGACATCCCCACCGCCAGCGTCTACGACTACCTGTTCGCCGGCCTGTCCGACTCGGACGATCCCCACCTGGACCGGGTGGCGCTGGTCGACGCGAAGTCGGGTCGCGAGACGACCTATCGGGAGATGGTCGCCCGCATCGACGCGTTCGCCGGGGCGCTGGCCGCCCGCGGCGTCGGTGTCGGCGACGTCGTCGGATTGCTGGCGCCGAACAGTTCGGCGTTCGCGGTGGCCTTCCACGGGATCCTGCGCGCCGGCGCGACGGCCACCACCATCAACGCGCTGTTCACCGCCAAGGACATCGCCAAACAGCTCACCGATTCCAAGGCCAAGACGCTCATCACGGTGTCGCCGTTGCTGGCGCAGGCCAAGGAGGCCGCCGTGCTGGCGGGTCTGTCCGACGAGGATCTGATCGTGCTCGACGGGCCAGGCCGCGACGGTTCCGGCGGCGGCGCCGGCCATCCCAACGCCGCCGACATCCATGCGTCGGGAACGGCTGCGCCACAAGTGCATTTCGCCCCGTCGTCGCATCTGGCGGCGCTGCCGTACAGCTCCGGGACGACCGGCAACCCGAAGGGTGTGATGCTCACCCACCGCAACCTCGTCGCCAACGTCGCGCAGATCCGGCCGCTGCACGGCATGGTCGCCGACGATGTGGTGCTCGCCGTGCTGCCGTTCTTCCACATCTACGGGATGACGGTGCTGCTCAACGCCGCGGTGCACGCGCGGGCGAAGCTGGTGATCATGCCGAGTTTCGATCTCGGCGAGTTCCTCGGCAACATCGCCGAACACAAGTGCACGATCGCGTTCATCGCCCCGCCGGTCGCAGTGGCACTGGCGAAGCACCCGCTGGTCGACGACCACGATCTGTCCTCGCTGAAGGTCGTGATGTCCGGAGCGGCGCCGCTGGACGCCGACCTCGGGCACGCCGTCGCGAAACGCCTGGACTGCAAGGTGGTTCAGGGATACGGCATGAGTGAGCTCAGCCCGGTCAGCCACATCACCCCGTTCGACGGCGGCCGGGTCAACATGCACGAGGACGCTCCGCTGAGTTCGGTCGGCTGGACGGTCTCCAACGCCGCGTCCAAGCTCGTCGACCCGGAAACCCGCCGCGAGATCCAGGTCCCGGACGAGGGGGTCAGCGACACCGGCGAGTTGTGGTTCAAGGGACCGAACGTGATGGCCGGATACCTGAACAACGAGGCCGCGACGAAGGAGACGATCGACGAGGACGGCTGGTTGCACACCGGTGACCTGGCGCGGGTCGATGCCCGCGGGCTGGTCTACATCGTCGACCGGCTCAAGGAACTGATCAAGTACAAGGGCTATCAGGTGCCGCCCGCCGAACTGGAGGCCGTGCTGCTGTCGCATCCCGACATCGCCGATGCCGCCGTGGTGGGCGCGCCAGACGCCGACGGTGAAGAGGTGCCGAAGGCCTTCGTGGTGACGCAGGCCGGCGCGCAGCTGACCGAGTCCGAGGTGATGGAGTTCGTGGCCGGACACGTCGCCCCGTACAAGAAGGTCCGCCAGGTGGCGTTCATCGACGCGATCCCGAAGTCGGCCTCCGGCAAGATTCTTCGCAAGGATCTGCGGACCCCCTAG
- a CDS encoding ATP-dependent 6-phosphofructokinase gives MRIGVLTGGGDCPGLNAVIRAVVRTCDVRYGSSVVGFLDGWRGLLENRRIQLRNDDRNDRLLAKGGTVLGTARVNPDKLRAGLDQIKQTLEDNGIDVLIPIGGEGTLTAAHWLSEENVPVVGVPKTIDNDIDCTDVTFGHDTALTVATEAIDRLHSTAESHQRVMLVEVMGRHAGWIALNAGLASGAHMTLIPEQPFDVEEVCRLVKERFVRGDSHFICVVAEGAKPAEGSMQLKQGGVDEFGHERFTGVAQQLALEVEKRINKDVRVTVLGHVQRGGIPTAFDRVLATRFGVNAADAAHAGEYGMMVSLRGQDIGRVALADAVRQLKLVPQSRYDDAAEFFG, from the coding sequence ATGCGTATCGGAGTGCTGACCGGAGGTGGCGACTGTCCTGGCCTGAATGCGGTGATCCGGGCGGTGGTCCGGACCTGTGACGTCCGGTACGGCTCGTCGGTGGTGGGCTTCCTGGACGGTTGGCGCGGTCTGCTGGAGAACCGTCGCATCCAGTTGCGCAACGACGACCGCAACGACCGGCTGCTCGCCAAGGGCGGGACCGTGCTGGGCACAGCGCGCGTCAATCCGGACAAGCTGCGTGCCGGTCTGGACCAGATCAAGCAGACCCTCGAAGACAACGGCATCGACGTGCTCATCCCGATCGGAGGCGAGGGCACGCTGACGGCCGCCCACTGGCTGTCCGAGGAGAACGTGCCCGTCGTCGGTGTGCCTAAGACCATCGACAACGACATCGACTGCACTGACGTCACTTTCGGCCACGACACCGCGCTGACCGTGGCGACCGAGGCGATCGACCGGCTGCACAGCACCGCCGAATCGCATCAGCGCGTGATGCTGGTGGAGGTGATGGGCCGCCACGCCGGCTGGATCGCGCTGAACGCCGGCCTGGCCTCCGGGGCGCACATGACGCTGATCCCCGAACAGCCCTTCGACGTCGAGGAGGTCTGCCGGCTGGTCAAAGAGCGCTTCGTGCGCGGAGATTCACACTTCATCTGTGTGGTCGCCGAGGGGGCCAAGCCCGCCGAGGGCTCGATGCAGCTCAAGCAGGGCGGTGTCGACGAGTTCGGCCACGAGCGCTTCACCGGCGTCGCCCAGCAGTTGGCGCTGGAGGTGGAGAAGCGGATCAACAAGGACGTCCGCGTCACGGTGCTCGGCCACGTGCAGCGCGGTGGCATCCCGACCGCGTTCGACCGGGTGCTGGCCACCCGGTTCGGGGTCAACGCCGCCGATGCCGCGCACGCCGGCGAGTACGGGATGATGGTGTCGCTGCGTGGCCAGGACATCGGCCGGGTCGCACTGGCCGATGCGGTCCGCCAGCTCAAGCTCGTCCCGCAGAGCCGCTACGACGACGCCGCCGAATTCTTCGGCTGA
- the gatA gene encoding Asp-tRNA(Asn)/Glu-tRNA(Gln) amidotransferase subunit GatA: protein MSELIRLDADTLATKIAAKEVSSTEVTQAFLDQIAATDGDYHAFLHVGADEALAAAAAVDKAVAAGERPASPLAGVPLALKDVFTTTDMPTTCGSKILEGWTSPYDATVTAKLRAAGIPILGKTNMDEFAMGSSTENSAYGPTRNPWDVERVPGGSGGGSAAALAAFQAPLAIGTDTGGSIRQPAALTATVGVKPTYGTVSRYGLVACASSLDQGGPCARTVLDTALLHQVIAGHDPRDSTSVDAPVPDVVAAARAGAAGDLKGVRIGVVKQLRSGEGYQPGVLASFNAAVEQLTALGAEVSEVDCPHFDYSLPAYYLILPSEVSSNLAKFDGMRYGLRAGDDGTHSAEEVMAITRAAGFGPEVKRRIMIGTYALSAGYYDAYYNQAQKVRTLIARDLDEAYQKVDVLVTPTTPSTAFRLGEKVDDPLAMYLFDLCTLPLNLAGHCGMSVPSGLSADDNLPVGLQIMAPALADDRLYRVGAAYEAARGSLPTAL, encoded by the coding sequence ATGAGCGAGCTGATCAGACTCGACGCCGACACCCTCGCGACCAAGATCGCGGCCAAAGAGGTGTCTTCCACCGAGGTGACGCAGGCGTTCCTCGACCAGATCGCCGCGACCGACGGTGACTATCACGCGTTCCTGCACGTCGGCGCCGATGAGGCGCTGGCCGCCGCGGCGGCGGTCGACAAGGCCGTCGCGGCGGGGGAGCGTCCGGCCTCACCGCTCGCCGGGGTCCCGCTCGCGCTGAAGGACGTGTTCACCACCACCGACATGCCGACCACGTGCGGCTCGAAGATCCTGGAGGGGTGGACGTCGCCGTACGACGCGACCGTCACCGCGAAGCTGCGCGCCGCGGGCATCCCGATCCTGGGCAAGACCAACATGGACGAGTTCGCGATGGGCAGCTCGACGGAGAACTCGGCCTACGGCCCGACGCGCAACCCGTGGGACGTCGAGCGGGTGCCGGGCGGTTCGGGCGGTGGCAGTGCCGCCGCGCTGGCGGCGTTCCAGGCGCCGCTGGCCATCGGCACCGACACCGGTGGCTCCATCCGCCAGCCGGCCGCGCTCACCGCGACCGTCGGGGTGAAACCGACGTACGGAACGGTGTCGCGCTACGGATTGGTCGCGTGCGCGTCGTCGCTGGACCAGGGCGGTCCGTGCGCGCGCACCGTGCTCGACACCGCGCTGCTACACCAGGTCATCGCCGGACACGATCCGCGCGATTCGACCTCGGTCGACGCACCCGTGCCCGACGTCGTCGCTGCGGCCCGCGCCGGCGCCGCCGGTGACCTCAAGGGTGTGCGGATCGGGGTGGTCAAGCAACTGCGCAGCGGCGAGGGCTACCAGCCGGGTGTGCTGGCGTCGTTCAACGCGGCCGTCGAGCAGCTCACCGCGCTCGGCGCCGAGGTCAGCGAGGTCGATTGCCCGCACTTCGACTACTCGTTGCCCGCCTACTACCTGATCCTGCCGTCGGAGGTGTCGTCGAACCTGGCGAAGTTCGACGGCATGCGTTACGGGCTGCGCGCCGGCGACGACGGCACGCACAGCGCCGAGGAGGTCATGGCGATCACCCGCGCCGCGGGCTTCGGCCCCGAGGTCAAGCGCCGCATCATGATCGGCACCTACGCGCTGTCGGCCGGCTATTACGACGCCTATTACAACCAGGCACAGAAGGTGCGCACGCTGATCGCCCGCGATCTCGACGAGGCCTACCAGAAGGTCGACGTGCTGGTCACGCCGACGACGCCGTCAACGGCGTTCCGGCTCGGCGAGAAGGTCGACGACCCGCTGGCGATGTATCTGTTCGACCTGTGCACGCTGCCGCTGAACCTGGCCGGGCACTGCGGGATGTCCGTGCCGTCGGGGCTGTCCGCCGACGACAACCTGCCGGTCGGGCTGCAGATCATGGCGCCCGCACTGGCCGATGACCGGCTGTATCGGGTCGGTGCGGCCTACGAGGCCGCGCGGGGTTCGCTGCCAACTGCGCTCTGA
- the gatC gene encoding Asp-tRNA(Asn)/Glu-tRNA(Gln) amidotransferase subunit GatC: protein MSQISRDEVAHLARLARLALTDSELDSFAGQLDAILNHVGKIQAVDVTGVEATDNPLTDVNVFRPDEQLPSLTQDEALAAAPQAEDGRFAVPRILGEAE from the coding sequence GTGTCACAGATCTCCCGAGACGAGGTTGCGCACCTCGCGCGCCTCGCGCGCCTGGCCCTGACCGACAGCGAGCTGGACAGCTTCGCCGGTCAGCTCGACGCCATCCTCAACCACGTCGGCAAGATCCAGGCGGTCGACGTCACCGGCGTCGAGGCCACCGACAACCCGTTGACGGACGTCAACGTGTTCCGCCCCGACGAGCAGCTGCCGAGCCTGACCCAGGACGAGGCGTTGGCCGCCGCACCCCAGGCCGAAGACGGCCGTTTCGCGGTGCCGAGGATTCTGGGAGAAGCCGAATGA